Within Phycisphaerae bacterium, the genomic segment CCCGGCAGAATGTCACCTTCGGGAGTCTGGCGAACTCCTCGCAGCCCGGCGGCTGCGGCCCCGGAGCCTTCCTCGACGTCGGCGATCATGACACCCTTGACGCCGAGGCCGGCAAGCAGTTGGGCATTGAGCCGCTCGCTCAGGAGGCGGACGCCCATGCGTGGTCGAACGGTTTGCCCGTGAGCGATGAGCTGCGGAACGACTCGATTGACGGTATCGACCGGCACGGCGAAGCCAATGCCGGCGCTGGAGCCGGACGGGCTGTAAATCGCGGTATTCACTCCGATCAATCGGCCGGCGCTATCGAGCAAGGGGCCGCCCGAGTTGCCCGGATTAATCGCGGCGTCGGTCTGGATCACGTCGTCGATCGTCCGCTGGGTCATCGACTGGATTGTCCGGCCAAGAGCACTGACGACGCCGGTCGTGAGGGTATGATCGAGGCCAAAGGGGTTGCCGATGGCGAACACGGCCTGGCCGACCTGAAGATCGTGAGACGTTCCGAGGGGGATGGCCGCAAGCTTGCCGGGCGGGGCGTTGATCTTCAAGACTGCGAGGTCCTTGTCCGGCTCGGCGCCGACCACGGTCGCGTTGTAGCGGGACTGGTCGCTGAGCGTGACCCTGAGGGCGTTGGCGCCGTGGATGACGTGGTAGTTGGTAACGACATGACCGCTGCCGTCCCAGATGAATCCGGAACCGGCCCCTTGGGGAATCTCCATTACGTTCAGCCGCCAGCGGTCGCGCCGGAGGGCCACATTGGTGATGTTGACGACCGAGGGTGCGGCCTTCTCGAACAGCTCGATCGTCGTTTTCTCGGTCTCCATCAGATCACCGCGCGGGGTGATCGCCCGAGGCTCAGGTGGGGGACCGAAGTAGCCAAGAAATCGCAATAACACGACCCCGCAAAGGACTCCGAGCAACACGGCGATGACCATGCGTCCCAGGGACCTTTGTGGGCGGGAGGAGTAGGTCTGCAGCGGCGGGATGGTTTCATACATGGGTGATTTTCCTCGGTAGCCGGAAACCCTGCTATTGGGGCTGCCGGTGGGAGATTGTACCCACAGTTGGCGGCCGACCCAACGAAGCCTCCGGCCTTGCGATGCGGCCCGGCCAAGCTACCTTATCGGCGTGTCAAAGGAGCTCGAGACAAGACCAGAAGGCTCGTGGGAGCCGTCCTCGGCGTTGTGCGCCTCCTCGACCGGTTTGATCCTGATCGTCGGGGTAGCGCTTGTGGCGGCTATTATTGCCACCGAATCGATGGCCGCCCTCGCCATCGCAGCGCTTGACGGCGGCGGGACGGTCCTCGTTCTTGCAGCAGCCTCGCTAGCCGGCGGCTGGCTGGTCCATCTGGTCGGTCTGGGCCGGGCTCCTTGGCATGAAAGACTGATCATCGGGGCCGGGTTGGGCACAGGCGGCTTGTCGCTGATGGTGCTTGGGCTGGGATCGGCCGGATGGTTGAACCGGCCGGCGGCGTTGGCCCTGGCAGGCATACTGGCTGCGATCGGCATCGCGCGGCTGGCTCTGGACGTGCGAACGCTGCAGCAGGCAGGGCCGCAGCCGCGCGGGCAGGAATCCGGCCGGCTCAATTGGCTTTGGCTCATGGCGTGTCCCTTCCTGGCGATTGCGATTCTGGCCGCCTGCCTGCCGCCCGGCGTGCTTTGGGGAAGGCCCGGCACAGAGGAGGCTTACGGCTACGACGTGCTTGAATACCATCTGGCCGTTCCCAAGGCATTCTTTGAGCAGGGCCGTATCGGGTTTCTCGCGAACAACACATACAGCAACTTCCCGCTGAACAGCGAGATGCTGTCGCTTCTCATGATGGTTCTTCGGGGCGATGCCGTCGAGGCCGCATTCATGGCTCAGATGGTCAATGTCTTCTTTGCAGGTCTCTTTGCGGCTGCAGCGTGGCTGGTTGGAAAGGCCTTTTCCGACCGCTCGGGGCTTGTGACCGGAATTGCAGCTCTGACCGCTCCGTGGACGGCCTATCTGGCGGGAATCGCCTATGTGGAAGTCGGCATGCTGGCCATGGGCATGTGCGCCTTTGCCGTGGTCTTGCGTGCCGACGTTCGAGCCGAAGGGGCAAGCCGCCGAGGCCTGGCAGCGGGCCTTCTGGCAGGTTTGTCCGCCGGTTTCAAGTACACTGCCATACCGATGATCGCTGTTCCTGCTGCCATGCTGATCGTTTTTTGTCGCCGGTCACCGCAGAAACGTTTGCTTGGCATGGCGACCTTTGCGGCCGGTTTCCTCATAGCGTTTTCGCCTTGGATGTTGCGGAACCTGATGAATACCGGTAATCCGGTGTTTCCCATGGCTTATTCGGTCTTTGGGGCCAAGCCGGGGTTATGGGACACGGAGCTTGAGGCTCGTTGGCAGAAGGCCCATGGTTGGCAGGGCATTGCCGAAGCCGACAAGCCTCTGTTTGTGCGGCTTGTCGGTCGGACGATCGGGGATTACCGGATGGGCGGCATGGTGGTCGTTCTTGCGGTCGTGGGGGCGGTGGTGGCTCGCGATCGTTGGACGGTTGCTTTGTTGGTCATTCTGGTGTTGCAGGCCGTGTTCTGGACGTTCGCGACCCACCAGTACGCTCGCTTTGCCGTGGTCATGCTCCTGCCGCTGGCGACTCTTGCCGGCCGGGCATTTGGAGGCAGGGCCGGTGGCCGAGGATGGCTCCTGGGTCTTCTGATCGTCGGTACTGCCTGGAACCTTTACCGTCTCGCGGGGGTTTACTATGATCACACCCGCGTCCGGACGATGACCGGGGACGTCGGGCTTGATGCCTATGGTCACACGAATTGGTTCATGAGCGGGCAGTGGCCCGGCACCCGGACGCTGAAGCCGGTGAATGCCAGACCGCCCGGAACGGTGGTCATGCTGGTCGGCGAGGCCCGTTCGTACTACGTGGTGTCTCCGTGCGATTATGCGACGGTATTCAACCGCCACCCGTTGGCTGATGCCGTTCGCGATCGGCGTGATCCTCAGGAGATCATCCACTGGCTCAGAAATCGGGGCATCCGGTACATCCTGGCGGACTGGACGGAAATGGAGCGTCTGCGGAATACGTACGGATTTGATCCGGAGATTGATGCGGCATTGTTTGAGAAGCTGGAACCGGCGGGTCTCGAGCCGATCGAAGAGTTTCTGCTGCCCGAGACGGAGCGGGTCCATGCGACCTTGTATGAGGTGCCACTGCGATGAGTGACATCGTTAATGTTGGAATCTGCTGCGTGGATGCGATCGGCCAGACGATTGATGATTATCCCCCTCCGGGCGGCCTTCGCTTGTTTGACAGGCTGACCCTGACCACGGGTGGAAACGCCGTCAACTGCTCGATCGCCTTGGCCAAAATGGGTGTCGCCTGCGACGCGATCGTGAAGGTCGGCAACGACGCTCTGGGCGAGTTCGTCGTGGCCGAGTTGAAGAAGTACGGCGTGGGAACGAAGGGTGTCATCCATACCAGCGGTATCCACACACCGTTCACTTTCGCCTCCGTCTTCACAGGTGGGCAACGGAGTTTCTTCCACACCATGGGGGCGAACGGCACGCTGGCGTATGAGGACATCGATCTCGAGATTATTCGCGGAGCGAAGTTCTGCTTTGTCACCGGCACGATGGTGATGGCGACGTTCGACGGCGAGCAGACGGCGCGTCTGCTCAGGGACGCACAGGGATTCGGGGCCAAGACACTATTGGACACCGTCTATCTCGACAGCGCCCCCCGCGAGCAGTGGCACCGGAACATCTATCCGTCCCTCCCGGTACTCGACTACTTCATTCCCTCCCAGCCGGAAGCAAAGGCCATTACCGGTCTGAGCGACCCATCCGACATCGCCAAGGCTTTCCAGGATCGCGGCTGCAGGAACGTCGTTGTGAAGATGGATGAGAAAGGGGCATTCTGCCGCGACGCTTCCGGTGCCGAAGACCTCGTGCCGGCCTACAAAGTGGATAGGGTTGTTGACACCACGGGCGCGGGCGACAGTTGGTGTGCCGGTTTCATCTGCGGTTTGCACGAGAGCCTGAGTATGCCGGAGGCCGCCCTGCTGGGAAACGCCACCGCTGCTCACTGCATCCAGGCCCCCGGCGCGTCGACCGGCATTGTGGCGCTGGATCGGATCCGCGAGTTCCAGAGAGCCACGCCACTTAGAAAACCCTGATCAACGAGAAAGGCCCCGTGACCGGTCGTCACGGGGCCTTTGGTTTTGTCGATCAAGGTGCCTCAGAGCCGCAGATCCACTTCCACGATCGTCAGTCCATTGACGTCCTGGACACCCGCGATCCGCAGGAACATTCCGGTCTGAGGTATCAGATCAAACTGCACGTAAGCCGTCATGCCGTCATTGTCGAGCGAAACCGCATAGGGAAGGTAGAAGGGAGCCTGCGGATCGTTGGGATCAACGAGCAACATGTAGTTGAGAGGCGATTCCGTGCTGGTCTCGTCCATCGCTTCGCTGAATGTGACCTTGATCTGCCCAAGTTGCGCGCCCGGGCCTGCGTGCAAGGCCTCGGGCGGCGTGGTATCCTCAGGGTTCGGGTTGATCGCCAGTTGAGTTATCTGCGGCATACTGTTGCCGCTCATATCGGTGATCGAGCCGCCCACACTGACTTCGATCGTCGTATCGATGCTCATCGGCTTCTTGGTGAAGGTCAGGAACATGGTTCGGCCCGCGTATATCCCTCGCGGCAAATCATCGACGCCTGAGAGTCTCGCGCTTGTCGGGTTGACAAAGGTCCTCGAAATCATGTAATTGCGGGTCTCTTCAGCCGAGCGAGCATCGAGAACCTCTCCGGCAAAGGTGACGGTCAGACGATAACCGCCCTGGTCGAAGTTGGCGGCCCACGTTGCGACGGGGTTCGGCAACTCGATGGCGGCGACATCCTGCGGGTTTGCCCCGACGATCATCGAGGTACGCGACAACCATCCGTGCATGTCCGTCACACCGCCCATGGACTGGACGACGTTGAGTTGTGCCGTCCTGTTCAAGGGGCTGGGAGGCAACTGCCCCGGCACCGGGTTGCCAAAATCGGCGAACACCGTTTCCACGGTTATTCCACCCGGCATCAGCACGGCGCTGGTCGCTTTGAACCGATTGAAACCCGCAGCAGCCTCGTAATAGTCGGGGTTTCCTGCGGTGCCGGCGTTGAGGGCCTCGGTGAACGTTGCCAAGATGCGATAGTCGAGCGAGTCGACCGCCCAAACGGCCGATGCCAGTCGCGCCGCTTGCCGGTCAGTTTCGGGTCGTGCGCTCGGCGCCGCCGGCAAGGACACATCACCGTGGGAGCCGTCGTAGGCGTTGCCGTTGAGATCTTTCACCTCGCCGACGATGCTCAACTCAAGCAACGGAGTCAGTAACGAGTTGCCGAAGACCAGAACGATGGTCTTTCCGTCGGGCTGCATGATCGCCGCCGTCGGATTCAACCCATCAATCGTGTAAGCGGCCACATTGGTTGCGGACTCGGCATCCATGATTTCGTCAAAGGTGACGGCCACTTCATAGGGGCCCTTGTTGATTCCCCAGAACATGTCGCTGACGCCCGGAGGCATCATGTCATCGGGCGAGGGCTGGATCGGAAGCGACACCACGCTTGAGGTACGCCGCCCGTTGATGTCTCGGACGTTGCCCAGGATCTTCAGTTTTTCAGCCGACGTCAGGCCGCCGGGGATGTTCGCGAACGTCAGGATCACCTCGCGACCCCTCGGGCCGAGTACGACCGACGTCGGATGGACGCCGACCAGATAATAGTTGGTCGCGTCCATTGTCGAGGTTGCGTCCATGGTTTCAGAGAATACGACCGACACGACGTAGGTATCTCCGCGATATCCGTCGGGCGAAAGGATGTCACCCCACACCGGTCTGGCCGGCAGGCCGCTGTAGGGGGCCGCCACGAAGGGAGAGACGGTGTCCCCGGGATGAGCCCCGATCGCGCAGGTGACCTGGGCGAGTCTCTGCCCGGTGATGTCGGTGATCGAGTCGCCGACGGAGACATCAACCCTGGTCGTGCGGCTCATAGTGGTGCGGCTGTCGCCAAAATCGCCGAATGTCACCTTGGCGGTGCGCCCGGCGATTTCGTCGCCGACGGTTTGCGTGCTGAGGACAACCGATGTCGGACGAATGTTCGTGCCGCTGATCCGCCAGTTGTTCTTGTTTTCCACCGTCGTCTTATTCATTGATTCGTTGAACCGCGCCAGGAACTGATAACCGGTCGACTCGTCGCCCTTGAGCCATGTCAGGACAGGGACGCTTGGAATCGCGCCGGTGCTGGAAGCGGGCAGGATCGCCAAGTTGGACCGGGCGGCAAGATACCGGCCGTTGATGTCCTTGACCCTGTTGCCCAGGATCGAGAGCTTGCTGGTCGGCGCATAGGAGTTGTTCGCGCATTTGAGAGTGACGTGGCGGCCATTGTCGCCCAACTTCGCCGCCGAGGCGGCCAGGCCGTCGATAAGGTACGCCGTCGGATCCTCGACCGAGACGCGGTCCATTGCCTCGTTCAGATCGAGCACCACCTGATATCCGCCTGCCGAATAATCGACCACGAACTGGATCGAGTTGTCGACCACGACCGGTGGGTCAAGGTCGTTGCTGTTCGCCGAGATCGCCTGTTGATCGACAGGCTGCAATCTCTGTCCGTTGATGTCGCGGATGGTCAATAAGCCGACGCTGAGTTTGGCGGCCTGCGACAATGGTATTCCATAGAACACCAAGTTAACCGTCTTGCCGTCCAGGCCCATCTGAGCGTCGAAGGCGACGGCGGCGACACCGTTGTCATGGATCTCATAGCTCCGGGCGTTTTCGAGCGTCGACTGATCCATCGCCTCGTTGAAGATCAACTCGACCCCGTAACTGCCGTTGTAGTTCACGGCCCAGCGGATCAATGCGACCTTCGGCGCGGTTGTGTCTTCCGTGTTCGGCGCGGGCACGAGGCCTTTGACCTGCGGAATGCGGGTGCCGTTGCTGTCGAGGACACCGCTTCCGACACTGATATCGAACTCGGCCTTGGCTGTGAGTTTCACGTCCGCGAAAACCAGAACGACGGTGCGCATGTCCGAAGACAACACGGCGCTGACCGGGTGGGTTTCCGTCCCGCTGACGCAATAGTTCGTAAGTCGCTCTGCGGATGCCTTATCGACCGCTTTCGAGAACTCGGCCAGAAGCTGATAGCTCTCGCCCGCGAAGTTCGCCCCCCACCTCAGGCTGCTCAACGAGGTCATCGCGGAGACCGATACGACCATGGAGTCGCTTTCGCTGGCCCCGGTGCCGTCAGTAACGGTCAATGTGAACGTGAAATTCCCGGCCGACGTCGGCGTGAATGTCGGGGTCAACGTATTCGGTCCGATCAGGGAACCAGCGGGTGACCAGGAAATGGTGAAGGGCCCGGTGCCCCCGGTGAAAGACCCTTGGAGCAGCATTGACGCGCCGACCGTTCCCGTACGATCCGGGCCGGCGTCTACCACGAGGGGCTGCGGTTGCGAAGAGCCATCGGTGCCCGAGTCGCCGCCATCACCGCCGTCACCGCCGATGCCGTGGCCGGAATCTCCATCGCCGGCGCTGACGGTCACAATCAAGGCATCGCTGATCGAGCAGCCAGCCGCGTCGGTGACGGTCAGGGTAAACGGGAACTGCCCCGCCGTTGTCGCGGTGAAGGTTGGCCTGAGCGCGCTGGGATCGCTCAGACCGGTAGTCGGCGACCAGGCAAAGATGTAGGGGACGGTTCCCCCCGTGACCGAGGCCCCGAACTGTACGTTACCGCCTGCCGCGACGGCCAAGTCGTCTCCCGCATCGACGGTCAGCGGGTTGATCAGCGTCGGGCACCTGGGTTCCGCCATCTGGCCCGCGCCAAGCAATCCGAGCAACCACAGACCTTCACAACATCCCTGGCCCATAAGCAGGGGCGTGCCCAGGCAAAGAGCCCAGAAAACCAGAACGACTCGCTTCCCCACATGTTTTCTTGCCATGGAAATCATATCCTTCGATGCAATACGGAATGCCAACAACCCCTCCGACGACGGCCCAGCGCGTGCCGCTCAACACCACTGCTGATTATATCCTCCGGCATTCTACGAGGAGCCGGTTGTCTCGACAAACAAGCATCCTTTGCCCCCGATAACCGATCACGGACCCGCCCGGCGAACGTTCGGGCGGAGTTATCGGTGCCTCGCTCCCACGATCGGCCCGGGTCAAGCCCGGCTGTTACAGCGGACCCACGTCGGTTGCGCTGAGACGATTGCCGTTGACGTCCGCGATCGTATCCTGGGCACTGACGCGGAGATTCTTCCCGCTCACCGACTGGTCGAAGCTCAGGGTCACGGTCCGGCCATCGGTTTTGAGCAACGCCGTCGTCGGATACACATTGCCCGTCAGCACGTAGTTGTCCAGCATCTCGGCCGAGACGCGGTCCAAAGCCTCGCTGAACAGGATCTCGACCCCGGTTCCGCCCACGGCCGTCGCCGCCACCACCGTCGGGGAGGTTGTGTCGGCGCTGTTGCGCGTAATGTCCACAGTGGCTTGCCAGCCGAATACCCCGTTCACATCGAGGATCGAGTTACCGGTGCTGGCGTCCAGGGTATCGGTCGCTGCCAGGCTCCGGTACAAAACGGTCGGTGGGAAGGTCAAGACGACCGTCCGCCCGTCGGTTGGACTAAGTGCTGCCTCCGTCGGCTTCGAGAATGTTCCGGTGATCTGGTAGTTGGCACCGACCTGCGCTGTAAGAGCGTCAAGGACTTCCGAGAATACGACAATAACCTGATAACCTTGCTCCGCGGGGGCGTCGCCGTAATCTGCCGCCCACATGGCCCGCAGCGGTGTCGGCCCGAGAGTATCCAGCGGGTTGGCGGCGACGTTCCGCACCATGGTTGTGGACACGTTGCCGCTCATGTCCTGCAAGCCCGAAATGGCGATTCGCGAGTCACGGTTGAAAACCGCCGGCGTTGCCGGGTCGGGGAACAACGCGACAACCAGGGTCCCGCCATCGGTGATCATGGTCCACGCCGGGCCGATTCCGTCCAGGGTGAATGTTCCTGCATGATCGGCGTCGATGGCTTCACTGAACTCCACCAGCACCAGGTATCCCAAGTTGGAATCTACCATCCACGTGGCCGAAAGAAGTCGCGCGGCCGAAACGTCGTTTGCGTCGTCGGCGGGCGCAGCCGGCAGGACGATTCCGCCACCTGACCCGTCATAAGCGTTCCCATTGATGTCATGGATTTCGCCGTCCAGCGACAATACCGAGTCGGTCGCGAAAACCCCGTTTTCGAAGGTGAGAACGAGCGTTGTGGGCTCTGAGGGATTCAGCACGGCCTGCGTGGGTTTCCGATCGATGCCGCCGTAGTCGAGGAGAAGCCATTTGTCGACAACTTCCACCGAATCCCGGTCCATGACTTCGCTGAACTTGACCACGACCCGGTAGGGCCGACTGTCGGCCAGCCAGTATAGCGACTCGATCGTCGGGGGCGTCGTTTCACTGGCGGGCAAGATGGTCATCGGGGTCACGCTGGTGTTGGCGCGCCCGTTGATGTCCCTCAGGGTGCTGTACAGTCGCAGTTGGTCCGACTTGCCCAGCGGCGTCGTGAGTTTTGCGAAGGTCAGCACGACGGTCCGGCCGTCGAGATCCAATTGAATCGCCGTGGGTCGAACGCCGCCGAGCACATAGTTCTCGGAATTCAGCACGGAGAGGCTGTCCATGGTTTCGCTGAAAGCCAGAGACACGCTGTAGTGAGTCTTGCCGTACTCGCTCTTCAGGACGTCGCCCCAGATCGGCTTGGCTTCGGTCTGCCCCGGCAGAGGTACCAAGCGCGGACCCGTGACGTCATTCTCGTTGGCGACGACGGGGATGCTCACCTGCCCGATCGCCGTTCCGCTGATGTCCCGTATGGATGCTCCCACTGAGACGTCCAATTGCGTGCGTCGATTCAAGAGCCGCGCGCGTCTTGTTCGCTCCGTCTGGTCGGTCAGGCCGGGATCCCAGAAGGTGATCTTGGCGGTTTGCCCGGCAATGGTGCCGGCGGCCGCGTTTGTGGTCGAGTGCAAAACCACCGACTTCGGATTGAGGTCGGTACCCGTGATGCGCCAGTTCCTGACGTCTTCCACCGTTGCCCGGTCCATGATCAGGGGGAACTCGGCCCAGATTTCATAACCCGTGGTCTTATCGCCGGGCAGCCAGGTCAGCGTCGGGACGCCCCTTGGGGTCATGGGGTCGTCGGCGGAGAGGATGCTGAGATTGTTCTGAGCCGCGAGGGAGACGCCGTTAATGTCCTTCACTTTGTTTGCCGGAATGCTCAGTTTGCTGTTAGTGGTCGCGGCGAGACCTTCAAATGTCAGCACCACGCGGCGGCCGTCACTGCCCAATTCCGCCGTCGAGGCCGCGTGGCCGTCCAGCAGGTAGTTCGCGGCGGTCTCGCATGTCTTCCGATCCATGGGCTCGTCGAACGTGATCTCCACACGATAGCCCTCGCCGCTGCTGCTCAGGAATCGCACCGATTCCGCGACGATCTTGGGCGCGACCTTGTCGTCGGCGTTGGCAGCAACAGACTTGCTCGCATCGAGGACCAAGTCGAGCCCGTTCATGTCGCGCAAACGGGTCAACCCCACGTCGAGCTTGCTTTCCTGGGACAACGGCCCATCGGTGAAGATGAGCGTGGCAGTTCGACCGTCGTTGGCGAGTTCCACGATCGCCGGAGCGTATCGGTTGGTCCCTTCCTGGATGCGATAAGCGGCCGGATTCACGGCCGGCACGGGATCCATCGTCTCGCTGAAAACCACTTGCAGGATGTAGCTGTAAGAGACCTCGGTATGGACGCCGCTGTTTTCCCAGATCTTGTCTTCCGCGGCGGTCTCCGCGTCGCTTACGCTCGTGCCGGTGACCCATCGGCGACTGACGACGGTCGGGGCTTTCGTGTCGGCACTGTCGGCGGCAGCCGGCAGGCCCTTGATTTCCGATACCGCCACCCCGTCAGCCCCGAGAATGCCGTTGCTGACACTGATGTCGAAACGCGTGTTTCTGGCCAGCGTGGTGCTGTCGAACAGCAACGTCACCACCAAGCCATCGGAAGACAGGGTCGCACTGGTCGGCTTCACACTCACCTTGGCGACAATCTCACGGGGCGAGGCCGCGCGCGTATCATCCGCCTTGGGGGTCGTGCGGTAGTTGTTGACGTTCTCAGCGGTGGGTTTGTCCAACGGCTTGGTGAACGCAGCGATCAACTGGTAACCGCCATCGCTGAAGTTGGGGGCCCATTTGAGGCTTGCCAGAGTGGCATGATCCAGGGCGTTGACCTTCACGGTGCGGCTGCCGCCAAGCCCTTTGCGATCCGCGACCGTCAGAGTGAATTCGTATTCGCCCTCGGCCGGGGGGACGAATGTTGGTGAGAGGGTGTTGGCGTCGCTCAATGCCGAGGCCGGCGACCAGGAGGCGAGATAAGGTTCTTCTCCGCCTTCGACCGTGGCAGACAGGGTGATGGGGGAACCGACCGTGGCCTCACGATCTGGACCGGCGTAGATCTGCAAGGTAGCCGGTGTGCTGCTGCCCGAAGAGTCGTCCGGCGGCTGCAAGGCTTCGGGATCATTGTTCAGCGGTATCATCTCGAGATTGGGACAGCCCGGCCCCATCAGCATCGGGCACAACAGACTGATTACCGTCACAGCCAGGACCGTGCGGCTGAGCAAGCGTTGCATGAACATCTCAGGTGTCCTCAGGCAAAATGTGGACTATTTCGCGAAACCACCCCTCGCCGGTCAGACCATGCCATGGCCGACCTTGCCTCCTATACTGGTCATCCTACAAAGACCACAGTGTCTGAGCAACCGGAAGTTGTTGCCAGTGTTGGCATTGGCGATTTTGCCGGCATCCCGCAAGCGCTTATAGGACCAAATCTTAGGACTTGGTCTGGCGATTTGCCTGCCGCTGGTGCTTGTTGGCCTATCAAGAGCAAGCGGGTTACCAGGGAAGGGGTATGCCGCTCCAATAGTTGTGATGGCGTTGCAAAGGCTGATTCTGTTTCCGGGTATGGCTTGTGACGAACGTCTTTTCTCCCCCCAGAGCAGCTTTGGTGTCCGCTTCGAGTGTCCAAGGCTGCCCGTCCCGCGAGATGGCGAGGATCTGCCGTCTTACGCGGCCCGGGTGGTGTCCGATTTGGGGCTTGGGCGGACTCCCTGCGTTCTGGGCGGGGTTTCTTTCGGGGGCATGCTGGCTTGCGAGGTGGCTGCCCGGTGCAACTGCAAGCGTGTCATCCTCATTGCCAGTTGCCGCAGTTCGGCTGCTATTCCAAAGCGGAATTGGCTGATCTTTCACCCCGCCAAGCTGGTACCCGATACGGTCATCCGTGGCATCTCCGGACCGGTAAGCCGAGTGGTTGCCCGAATGGAAGGGATTGGCCACGAACACCATCGGCTGCTTCTGGACATGTGCCGGGACGTGCCGATTGTCCAACTCCGACGGCAGGCTGCCATGATCTTGGGTTGGAGGAACCCCTCCCGGCTCGACTGCCCGGTGCATCAGATTCACGGCCGACGCGACCACATGATCCCGCTTGGCGGTGTGCAGGCCGAGCAGTCGATTGCCGACGGAGGGCATTTCATCAATTTGACGCACCCCGCCGCAGTCGCTCGCTTCATCGCACAGCATTCAGCACAATGAAGCCTTTACTACGAATAGATCATGAAAACAATATTAATCATGTGAATTCCTTCGGCAGTTCATATCCCTTGCGCCTCGGGCGTGAGAGTTCCCTGTTGGCCTCATCGTCGCCGACGAACCTCTCGGCGTTCGGATCCCACTTGAGCTTGCGGTTCATGTCCCGGCAGATGTTCACCAGATAGCACAGAGTGGTGGCCCGCTGAGCGGCCTCGACGTGGGCGGCCGGCTGCTTGCGGCTTCGGCAGCAGTCGAAGAAGTCCTTGATATGCCAGACCACCTCGCCGTTAGTGG encodes:
- a CDS encoding trypsin-like peptidase domain-containing protein, with amino-acid sequence MVIAVLLGVLCGVVLLRFLGYFGPPPEPRAITPRGDLMETEKTTIELFEKAAPSVVNITNVALRRDRWRLNVMEIPQGAGSGFIWDGSGHVVTNYHVIHGANALRVTLSDQSRYNATVVGAEPDKDLAVLKINAPPGKLAAIPLGTSHDLQVGQAVFAIGNPFGLDHTLTTGVVSALGRTIQSMTQRTIDDVIQTDAAINPGNSGGPLLDSAGRLIGVNTAIYSPSGSSAGIGFAVPVDTVNRVVPQLIAHGQTVRPRMGVRLLSERLNAQLLAGLGVKGVMIADVEEGSGAAAAGLRGVRQTPEGDILPGDVIQKVDDRNIDSIDGLLNVIEKHKAGDTVRVTFLRDGKTQTVDVVLQ
- a CDS encoding carbohydrate kinase family protein; protein product: MSDIVNVGICCVDAIGQTIDDYPPPGGLRLFDRLTLTTGGNAVNCSIALAKMGVACDAIVKVGNDALGEFVVAELKKYGVGTKGVIHTSGIHTPFTFASVFTGGQRSFFHTMGANGTLAYEDIDLEIIRGAKFCFVTGTMVMATFDGEQTARLLRDAQGFGAKTLLDTVYLDSAPREQWHRNIYPSLPVLDYFIPSQPEAKAITGLSDPSDIAKAFQDRGCRNVVVKMDEKGAFCRDASGAEDLVPAYKVDRVVDTTGAGDSWCAGFICGLHESLSMPEAALLGNATAAHCIQAPGASTGIVALDRIREFQRATPLRKP
- a CDS encoding Ig-like domain-containing protein; translation: MFMQRLLSRTVLAVTVISLLCPMLMGPGCPNLEMIPLNNDPEALQPPDDSSGSSTPATLQIYAGPDREATVGSPITLSATVEGGEEPYLASWSPASALSDANTLSPTFVPPAEGEYEFTLTVADRKGLGGSRTVKVNALDHATLASLKWAPNFSDGGYQLIAAFTKPLDKPTAENVNNYRTTPKADDTRAASPREIVAKVSVKPTSATLSSDGLVVTLLFDSTTLARNTRFDISVSNGILGADGVAVSEIKGLPAAADSADTKAPTVVSRRWVTGTSVSDAETAAEDKIWENSGVHTEVSYSYILQVVFSETMDPVPAVNPAAYRIQEGTNRYAPAIVELANDGRTATLIFTDGPLSQESKLDVGLTRLRDMNGLDLVLDASKSVAANADDKVAPKIVAESVRFLSSSGEGYRVEITFDEPMDRKTCETAANYLLDGHAASTAELGSDGRRVVLTFEGLAATTNSKLSIPANKVKDINGVSLAAQNNLSILSADDPMTPRGVPTLTWLPGDKTTGYEIWAEFPLIMDRATVEDVRNWRITGTDLNPKSVVLHSTTNAAAGTIAGQTAKITFWDPGLTDQTERTRRARLLNRRTQLDVSVGASIRDISGTAIGQVSIPVVANENDVTGPRLVPLPGQTEAKPIWGDVLKSEYGKTHYSVSLAFSETMDSLSVLNSENYVLGGVRPTAIQLDLDGRTVVLTFAKLTTPLGKSDQLRLYSTLRDINGRANTSVTPMTILPASETTPPTIESLYWLADSRPYRVVVKFSEVMDRDSVEVVDKWLLLDYGGIDRKPTQAVLNPSEPTTLVLTFENGVFATDSVLSLDGEIHDINGNAYDGSGGGIVLPAAPADDANDVSAARLLSATWMVDSNLGYLVLVEFSEAIDADHAGTFTLDGIGPAWTMITDGGTLVVALFPDPATPAVFNRDSRIAISGLQDMSGNVSTTMVRNVAANPLDTLGPTPLRAMWAADYGDAPAEQGYQVIVVFSEVLDALTAQVGANYQITGTFSKPTEAALSPTDGRTVVLTFPPTVLYRSLAATDTLDASTGNSILDVNGVFGWQATVDITRNSADTTSPTVVAATAVGGTGVEILFSEALDRVSAEMLDNYVLTGNVYPTTALLKTDGRTVTLSFDQSVSGKNLRVSAQDTIADVNGNRLSATDVGPL
- a CDS encoding alpha/beta hydrolase, translating into MALQRLILFPGMACDERLFSPQSSFGVRFECPRLPVPRDGEDLPSYAARVVSDLGLGRTPCVLGGVSFGGMLACEVAARCNCKRVILIASCRSSAAIPKRNWLIFHPAKLVPDTVIRGISGPVSRVVARMEGIGHEHHRLLLDMCRDVPIVQLRRQAAMILGWRNPSRLDCPVHQIHGRRDHMIPLGGVQAEQSIADGGHFINLTHPAAVARFIAQHSAQ